One Pullulanibacillus sp. KACC 23026 DNA segment encodes these proteins:
- a CDS encoding ABC transporter ATP-binding protein has product MDAVIEMNHIRKTFPGIVANDDITLQVKKGEIHALLGENGAGKSTLMNILFGLYQPDSGEIRVKGQVVNMTDPNVATRLGIGMVHQHFMLIDSFTVAENIVLGSESRKGLAIDLKKAEKQVKELSDQYGLNVDPKALVRDISVGMGQRVEILKTLYRGTDILIFDEPTAVLTPQEIRELIGIMKRLVQEGKSIILITHKLKEIMEVADKCTVIRRGKGIGTVNVRESNPNELASMMVGRDITFQVNQEPYQPKGTILEIKELVVSDSRKVRAVDHLSLEVKAGEILGIAGVDGNGQRELIEAITGLRKVDSGDVIIKGKQVTAQQVRKITEAGVGHIPEDRHKHGLVLNFSIGDNMSLQSYYHPPFSRGGILNFDAIKKHADQLINEFDVRTPSVQTLARALSGGNQQKAIIAREITRDPDLLIAVQPTRGLDVGAIEFIHGRLIEQRKRGKAVLLVSFELEEIMNLSDRIAVIYEGQIIDTVKPSETNEDELGLLMAGKKRQEV; this is encoded by the coding sequence ATGGATGCTGTCATTGAGATGAATCACATTCGGAAAACTTTTCCAGGCATTGTTGCCAATGACGATATAACCTTGCAAGTAAAAAAGGGAGAGATTCATGCTCTTCTTGGTGAGAACGGGGCCGGAAAATCAACTCTTATGAATATCCTGTTCGGCCTCTATCAGCCTGATTCCGGTGAGATACGGGTGAAGGGGCAGGTGGTCAATATGACTGATCCGAATGTTGCCACCCGATTAGGGATTGGTATGGTTCATCAACACTTTATGCTCATTGATTCGTTTACGGTTGCTGAGAATATTGTGTTAGGCAGTGAGTCGAGAAAAGGTCTAGCCATCGATCTTAAGAAAGCAGAGAAACAAGTAAAGGAATTATCGGATCAATATGGATTAAACGTGGATCCTAAAGCCCTAGTTAGAGATATCTCAGTGGGAATGGGTCAGCGTGTCGAAATACTTAAGACACTCTACCGTGGGACGGACATCCTTATTTTCGATGAGCCAACAGCGGTTCTGACGCCGCAAGAAATACGAGAATTGATAGGTATCATGAAACGGTTAGTTCAAGAAGGAAAATCAATTATATTAATTACACATAAGCTCAAAGAAATTATGGAAGTGGCCGACAAATGTACGGTCATACGCCGCGGTAAGGGGATCGGAACGGTTAATGTTAGAGAAAGCAACCCGAATGAATTGGCGAGCATGATGGTTGGACGAGACATAACCTTTCAAGTCAATCAGGAACCGTATCAGCCTAAAGGAACGATTCTTGAGATTAAGGAATTAGTGGTATCGGACTCAAGAAAAGTAAGAGCAGTTGATCATCTCTCTTTAGAGGTGAAGGCTGGCGAAATATTAGGCATTGCGGGTGTCGATGGAAACGGACAGCGTGAATTGATTGAGGCCATAACAGGTCTTAGAAAAGTGGATTCAGGAGACGTTATTATAAAAGGGAAACAGGTAACCGCCCAACAGGTTAGAAAAATTACCGAAGCCGGGGTTGGACACATACCTGAAGACCGGCACAAACATGGTCTTGTTCTTAATTTTTCAATCGGGGATAATATGTCCTTGCAAAGCTATTATCACCCTCCTTTTTCTAGAGGGGGCATTTTAAACTTTGACGCGATCAAAAAACATGCTGATCAATTAATCAACGAATTTGATGTAAGGACCCCGAGTGTTCAGACTCTTGCCAGAGCGTTATCCGGAGGAAATCAACAAAAAGCGATTATTGCCAGGGAAATCACCAGGGATCCCGACTTGTTAATTGCGGTTCAACCGACGCGGGGATTGGATGTCGGGGCGATTGAATTCATTCATGGCCGTCTTATTGAACAACGAAAGCGGGGAAAGGCAGTCCTCCTAGTGTCCTTTGAACTGGAGGAGATCATGAATTTAAGTGATCGAATCGCGGTTATCTACGAAGGTCAAATTATCGATACGGTCAAACCGAGTGAAACGAATGAAGATGAACTCGGTTTATTAATGGCCGGTAAGAAAAGGCAGGAGGTGTAA
- a CDS encoding BMP family ABC transporter substrate-binding protein codes for MALTACGTSTNNNSSTSGGGSSNNMKNFKVGMVTDIGGVNDKSFNQSAWEGLQRFGKDMKLTQGTQYKYLQSTSSQDYETNLNALVHTNYNLVFGIGYLMADAIKDVATANPKAHLAIVDSAVDAKNVASISFKEEQGSFLVGVVAGLTTKTNKIGFVGGVQSALIKKFEDGFTAGVKTVNPNATVMSQYAGSFAAADKGQTIASSFYSQGADVIYTAAGQTGNGVFTEAKTRKKNGQNVWVIGVDRDQYDQGLPENVTLTSMVKRVDNAVYKVSQMEMNGKFPGGQTLEFGLKEDGVGLAPTTKNISNDVLTKEKDYEKQIISGKIKVPQTDKALTTYLASLK; via the coding sequence ATGGCGTTAACTGCTTGCGGAACATCCACCAATAATAATTCGAGTACGAGCGGCGGCGGTTCTTCCAATAATATGAAGAACTTTAAAGTCGGAATGGTGACGGATATTGGTGGCGTCAACGATAAATCCTTCAACCAATCAGCATGGGAAGGGCTGCAGCGATTCGGTAAAGATATGAAATTAACTCAAGGGACTCAATATAAATACCTCCAGTCTACGAGTTCACAGGATTACGAGACGAATCTCAATGCTTTAGTCCATACTAACTATAACTTGGTCTTTGGAATTGGTTACTTAATGGCGGATGCCATAAAAGATGTGGCCACTGCAAATCCCAAGGCACATCTTGCTATCGTCGATTCAGCGGTAGATGCCAAAAATGTTGCAAGTATTTCTTTCAAAGAAGAACAGGGCTCCTTCCTAGTTGGTGTTGTAGCGGGCCTTACGACGAAAACGAATAAAATTGGCTTTGTTGGCGGTGTTCAATCCGCGCTAATTAAAAAATTTGAAGATGGCTTTACTGCTGGGGTTAAAACCGTAAACCCAAATGCCACCGTTATGAGTCAATATGCCGGGAGCTTTGCCGCTGCTGATAAAGGGCAAACCATTGCTTCCTCTTTCTATAGCCAAGGAGCAGATGTGATCTATACGGCAGCGGGTCAGACTGGGAACGGTGTCTTCACAGAGGCCAAAACACGTAAGAAGAATGGGCAAAATGTATGGGTAATCGGAGTGGACCGCGATCAATATGATCAGGGATTACCGGAGAACGTCACACTGACTTCAATGGTTAAACGGGTTGATAATGCCGTCTATAAAGTTTCCCAAATGGAAATGAACGGAAAATTTCCTGGAGGACAAACGTTGGAATTCGGATTAAAAGAGGACGGAGTCGGCCTTGCCCCTACTACCAAAAATATTTCAAATGATGTACTCACTAAAGAAAAAGATTATGAAAAACAAATTATTAGCGGAAAGATTAAAGTGCCCCAAACAGATAAAGCATTAACCACCTATTTAGCCAGCTTAAAATAG
- a CDS encoding DNA translocase FtsK: MATRKRRKRQKTRKGWKQTVIFEIVGLLIFALTCIGISRMGVVGDMLVQITKFFAGDWNFIIFIGTLALSIYYIWSRQQPAFFSRRLVGVYLLCFAILLLNHIVLFEKLSAYNKWPNGSVILNTWQLYREQFYGTEPISIGGGMIGAVGFAFFFKLFDATGAMFMAIFLIIIGLMLITGKSLREYLKKWGNRFGRAGRSLNQAASNKVEKAKEQRREKREAKQTAQREREIQQQLDLQEAEGESNEPIVEPVIHDFSDRLSTQAETPPAEPEGDPNKGTDSDEGPEPEFTEPELENEDYQLPPISLLNKPQKNSQSNERQHISANVKKLEQTFESFGVKAKVKKVHLGPAVTKYEVYPDVGVKVSRIVNLNDDLALALAAKEIRIEAPIPGKSAVGIEVPNQEVAMVNLREILESEEAQRQASRLSVGLGRDISGEPVLADLGKMPHLLVAGATGSGKSVCINGIITSLLMRTKPHEVKLLMVDPKMVELNVYNGVPHLLTPVVTEPRKAAQAIKKVVSEMERRYELFSHSGTRNLEGYNNYIKRQNELNETHQALMPYIVVIIDELADLMMVASKDVEDAITRLAQMARAAGIHLIIATQRPSVDVITGVIKANIPSRIAFSVSSQTDSRTILDGGGAEKLLGKGDMLFLPVGASKPTRIQGAFLSDEEVESVVNFVISQQKAQYQENMIPTDEPEQKKVEVEDELFDDAVKLVVDMQTASVSMLQRRFRIGYTRAARLIDAMEAKQIVGPYEGSKPRDVLITSIEEEKTS; the protein is encoded by the coding sequence ATGGCTACAAGAAAGAGGAGAAAACGTCAGAAAACAAGGAAGGGCTGGAAACAGACGGTCATTTTTGAAATAGTCGGCCTGCTTATCTTCGCTCTCACTTGTATCGGGATATCTAGAATGGGCGTAGTTGGCGACATGCTCGTCCAAATCACCAAGTTTTTTGCTGGAGATTGGAATTTTATCATTTTTATCGGAACATTAGCGTTATCGATTTATTACATATGGTCCAGGCAGCAGCCTGCTTTCTTTTCAAGACGACTAGTAGGGGTTTATCTTTTATGTTTTGCCATCCTCCTATTAAACCATATTGTTTTATTTGAGAAGTTATCGGCTTATAACAAATGGCCTAATGGATCGGTTATTTTGAATACTTGGCAGCTTTATCGTGAACAATTTTATGGAACCGAGCCGATCTCCATAGGCGGGGGCATGATCGGTGCGGTTGGATTTGCCTTCTTTTTTAAATTATTTGATGCGACCGGTGCCATGTTCATGGCTATTTTTTTAATCATAATTGGACTTATGCTAATAACAGGGAAATCGCTTCGTGAATATCTCAAAAAATGGGGCAATCGCTTTGGCAGAGCCGGAAGATCGCTAAACCAAGCCGCGTCGAATAAGGTTGAAAAGGCTAAGGAACAGCGGAGAGAAAAGCGAGAGGCCAAACAGACAGCCCAAAGGGAGAGAGAGATTCAACAGCAGCTAGACCTTCAAGAGGCTGAAGGGGAGAGCAATGAGCCGATTGTCGAACCGGTTATCCATGACTTTAGTGATCGCTTATCGACGCAAGCTGAGACTCCACCCGCCGAGCCGGAGGGAGATCCTAATAAAGGGACTGATTCGGATGAGGGACCTGAGCCTGAATTTACCGAGCCAGAACTAGAAAATGAGGATTATCAATTACCGCCAATTTCGTTATTGAATAAGCCGCAAAAAAATTCCCAATCAAACGAACGTCAGCATATTTCAGCAAATGTGAAAAAATTAGAGCAAACGTTTGAAAGCTTTGGGGTTAAAGCAAAGGTCAAGAAGGTTCATTTAGGACCCGCTGTTACAAAATATGAAGTGTATCCCGATGTTGGGGTAAAAGTGAGTCGTATTGTGAATTTGAATGATGATTTGGCTCTCGCGTTAGCAGCTAAGGAAATCCGGATTGAGGCGCCGATCCCAGGAAAGTCAGCAGTTGGTATTGAGGTGCCTAACCAAGAAGTAGCGATGGTTAATTTGCGGGAGATCTTAGAGTCAGAAGAAGCTCAAAGACAGGCTTCAAGGCTTTCAGTTGGTTTGGGCCGTGATATTTCCGGTGAACCGGTTCTCGCTGATCTCGGAAAGATGCCTCACCTTTTAGTGGCGGGGGCAACTGGGAGCGGGAAGAGTGTGTGTATCAACGGGATTATTACGAGTCTGTTGATGCGAACCAAGCCGCATGAAGTCAAACTGCTTATGGTTGACCCGAAAATGGTGGAATTGAATGTCTATAACGGTGTCCCCCATCTTTTAACACCTGTTGTGACGGAGCCAAGAAAAGCGGCACAAGCGATCAAGAAAGTGGTTTCGGAGATGGAACGCCGGTACGAGCTCTTTTCACATAGCGGGACGCGTAATCTTGAAGGGTATAACAATTATATAAAAAGACAAAATGAACTAAATGAGACTCATCAGGCGTTGATGCCTTATATTGTCGTGATTATCGATGAGTTAGCCGATCTTATGATGGTAGCTTCAAAGGACGTGGAGGATGCGATCACACGGCTCGCCCAGATGGCGAGGGCTGCTGGAATTCACCTGATCATTGCGACACAACGTCCTTCAGTGGATGTCATTACAGGGGTCATAAAAGCTAATATCCCATCTCGAATTGCCTTTAGTGTCTCATCACAAACCGACTCTCGAACGATTCTTGACGGAGGCGGTGCGGAGAAGCTTTTAGGTAAAGGCGATATGTTATTTTTACCAGTGGGTGCCTCCAAGCCAACACGAATCCAAGGCGCTTTTCTTTCAGATGAGGAAGTCGAAAGTGTTGTGAATTTTGTCATCTCCCAGCAAAAAGCCCAGTATCAAGAAAATATGATTCCAACCGATGAGCCTGAACAAAAAAAAGTTGAGGTAGAGGATGAATTGTTTGATGATGCTGTGAAGCTTGTCGTTGATATGCAGACAGCGTCTGTATCGATGCTGCAGCGACGCTTCCGAATTGGTTATACTCGCGCCGCCCGGTTGATCGATGCTATGGAAGCTAAGCAAATCGTTGGACCTTATGAAGGAAGTAAACCGCGCGATGTTTTAATAACTTCCATTGAGGAAGAGAAAACCTCATAA
- a CDS encoding YlzJ-like family protein, with protein sequence MLYTAVPIEWIFEEDEAAPSKTREIEINGVKLIVAERDSSTYEIVQLISSNPSHYLDDHYQPGKTLSLRPLL encoded by the coding sequence ATGCTTTACACGGCCGTCCCCATTGAATGGATATTTGAGGAAGACGAAGCCGCTCCCTCAAAGACACGGGAAATCGAAATAAATGGGGTCAAATTGATTGTTGCGGAGAGAGATTCTTCCACTTATGAGATCGTACAACTCATCAGTTCAAATCCTTCTCATTATCTGGATGATCACTATCAACCTGGAAAGACCCTTTCATTAAGACCTTTACTCTAG
- a CDS encoding ATP-dependent Clp protease proteolytic subunit, with protein sequence MSNEEHELEEEEMEENSTQNSILNQIQKLGQTTAPAAVSNIHCLTIIGQIEGHMALPPKNKTTKYEHLIPQLIAIEQNEQIEGLLVMLNTVGGDVEAGLAIAEMIATLSKPTVTLVIGGGHSIGVPIAVSSSYSFIAESATMLIHPVRLNGLVIGVPQSFDYIEKIQERIVRFVVSHSKVTEDKFKELMFNRGDLTRDIGTSLNSEEAVKSGLINEIGGISEALKKLNELIGQKPAKQEQVVQ encoded by the coding sequence ATGTCAAATGAAGAGCATGAGCTTGAGGAAGAGGAAATGGAGGAGAATTCCACACAGAATTCAATCTTAAATCAAATTCAGAAGCTGGGTCAAACCACGGCTCCCGCTGCTGTCTCCAATATTCACTGCTTGACGATCATTGGTCAAATTGAAGGGCATATGGCCTTGCCGCCTAAAAATAAAACGACCAAATACGAACACTTAATCCCTCAATTGATTGCGATTGAGCAGAATGAGCAAATCGAGGGCTTGCTTGTCATGCTAAATACTGTCGGTGGGGATGTAGAAGCTGGTCTCGCTATTGCTGAAATGATTGCGACCTTATCGAAGCCGACGGTTACACTTGTTATTGGAGGCGGTCATTCAATCGGGGTTCCCATTGCCGTTTCATCCAGTTACTCTTTTATTGCCGAGAGTGCCACGATGCTCATTCACCCTGTCCGTCTCAATGGTCTAGTAATCGGGGTTCCGCAAAGCTTTGATTACATTGAAAAAATTCAAGAAAGAATCGTGCGGTTTGTCGTTTCCCACTCAAAAGTGACCGAAGATAAATTTAAAGAATTGATGTTCAATCGAGGCGATTTAACGCGCGATATCGGAACAAGTTTAAATAGTGAGGAAGCGGTGAAGAGCGGTTTGATCAATGAGATCGGCGGAATCAGCGAGGCTCTGAAAAAGCTGAATGAGCTAATTGGCCAAAAGCCAGCTAAACAAGAGCAGGTGGTGCAATAA
- a CDS encoding ribonuclease J — MGGVGENGKNMTVIEIDEAIFLVDAGVMLPKDDMLGIDRVIPDFTYLVDRKERIKGLFLTHAHQEQIGGIPYLLKSIKVPIYGSAFTIGMLELLLKEHGLNRQVKLNVIDPDRTLKIGRHRLTFFRTTHDIPDSIGISIHTAQGAIVHTGDFKIDYTPVDGRKFDLNKLTRLGNEGVLCLLSDSYNAERRGKTLSESDIQDHLEELFYFNNGRVITALYASNIHRIQQVVNAAVKTNRKVALDGRYLEKVVGLAVKLGYLDIPKNVLITLDKMDQVKEREWAIITSGPDGDPMTPFTKIAQYAHKKIQPKDTDLFVYASSATPADERNVTRAIDSLMRLGVNVVYGDSVHVSGHGSQEDLKLVLELAKPRYFIPIRGEFRLQKAHMDLAKAMGIPASNVFLVDKGDVVEFIDQQARSAERVPAGHILVDGLGVGDVGNIVLRDRRLLAEDGTVIVVVTLSRETKAILAGPEIITRGFVYVRESEALIEDSAKIVTEVLTNALTQKISEWSALKNGIRDALNRYLYDKTKRRPMILPILMEI, encoded by the coding sequence ATGGGCGGCGTTGGTGAAAACGGGAAGAACATGACGGTAATCGAAATCGACGAAGCTATTTTCTTGGTCGATGCCGGTGTCATGCTTCCAAAAGATGATATGCTTGGAATTGACCGAGTGATTCCTGATTTCACTTATTTGGTCGATCGTAAGGAGCGAATTAAAGGGTTATTTTTAACTCATGCCCACCAAGAACAGATCGGCGGTATTCCTTATCTACTCAAGTCGATCAAAGTCCCTATCTATGGTTCCGCTTTTACAATTGGCATGCTTGAGCTTTTATTAAAAGAGCATGGTCTGAATCGACAAGTTAAGCTTAATGTGATCGACCCAGATCGCACGTTAAAAATAGGCAGGCATCGATTAACCTTTTTTAGAACGACCCATGATATCCCTGATTCCATTGGCATCTCGATTCATACGGCGCAAGGAGCCATTGTTCACACAGGGGATTTTAAGATTGACTATACGCCTGTCGATGGAAGAAAATTCGATCTGAATAAACTGACTCGCTTAGGAAATGAGGGCGTCCTCTGCTTGCTGTCAGATAGCTATAATGCTGAACGCAGAGGTAAAACCCTTTCAGAATCAGACATACAAGATCATTTAGAAGAGCTTTTCTACTTTAACAACGGAAGAGTGATTACGGCCCTCTATGCATCCAATATACATAGAATTCAGCAGGTCGTAAATGCCGCTGTTAAGACGAATCGCAAAGTGGCTTTGGATGGCCGTTATTTGGAGAAGGTCGTGGGACTTGCGGTCAAGCTGGGCTATTTGGACATCCCTAAGAATGTGTTAATCACCCTCGACAAAATGGATCAAGTTAAAGAACGTGAATGGGCGATTATCACATCGGGTCCTGATGGTGATCCAATGACACCATTTACGAAAATAGCTCAATATGCCCATAAAAAAATCCAGCCAAAGGATACGGACTTATTTGTCTATGCCTCCTCTGCAACACCTGCTGATGAGCGAAATGTGACTCGAGCTATTGATTCTTTAATGCGCCTTGGGGTTAATGTTGTCTATGGAGATTCGGTTCATGTGTCAGGTCATGGCTCACAGGAAGATTTGAAGTTGGTTTTAGAGCTCGCTAAGCCGCGCTATTTCATTCCAATTAGGGGAGAATTTCGTCTGCAGAAAGCTCATATGGATCTCGCAAAGGCAATGGGGATTCCCGCTTCTAATGTTTTCCTTGTCGATAAAGGAGATGTTGTTGAATTTATCGATCAACAAGCCCGTTCAGCCGAACGTGTTCCGGCTGGTCACATTCTCGTGGATGGTCTTGGCGTGGGAGATGTCGGAAATATTGTGCTAAGAGATCGCCGTTTGTTGGCAGAAGATGGGACGGTCATTGTTGTGGTCACCCTCTCCCGGGAAACGAAGGCGATTCTAGCAGGGCCAGAAATCATCACAAGAGGGTTTGTTTATGTGAGGGAATCTGAAGCGCTTATTGAGGATTCTGCCAAGATCGTGACAGAGGTTCTGACAAATGCGTTAACCCAGAAAATCTCAGAATGGTCAGCCTTGAAGAATGGGATCCGCGATGCATTAAACCGTTATTTGTATGATAAAACAAAACGCCGTCCAATGATTTTACCTATATTAATGGAAATTTAA
- the dapA gene encoding 4-hydroxy-tetrahydrodipicolinate synthase: MTFGRMLTAMVTPFDQEGHLDVTKIKGLVDHLINTGTEGLVVAGTTGESPTLSHEEKIELFKRVIDAAEGRVPVIAGTGSNNTNASINLTKEAETLGVDGIMLVAPYYSKPNQEGLYRHFEAIATSVHLPVMIYNIPGRSAVNISTDTIVRLAQIDNITCVKEASGDLDQMAQIIEKAPDDFILYTGDDGLTLPTLAIGGYGVVSVASHVIGRELSGLIQAFQEGRLSEAAAEHRRLLPLMRQLFVEPSPVPIKTLLNGLDIKVGGVRLPLVPLTDEARVDLQRVYDKVVEGAN; encoded by the coding sequence ATGACTTTTGGTCGTATGTTGACCGCTATGGTAACTCCATTTGACCAAGAAGGTCATCTGGATGTTACGAAAATTAAAGGTTTAGTAGATCACTTAATTAATACAGGTACAGAAGGACTTGTCGTTGCAGGAACGACAGGTGAATCACCAACCCTTTCTCATGAAGAGAAAATTGAGCTTTTTAAACGTGTTATTGACGCAGCAGAAGGACGTGTTCCCGTCATAGCTGGAACAGGCAGTAATAATACGAATGCCTCGATTAACCTCACAAAAGAGGCGGAGACACTCGGGGTGGACGGGATTATGCTGGTGGCGCCTTATTACAGTAAGCCTAACCAAGAAGGCTTATATCGCCATTTTGAAGCGATCGCGACGTCTGTTCATTTACCTGTTATGATTTACAATATTCCAGGACGTTCCGCTGTTAATATATCGACTGATACGATAGTGAGACTCGCCCAAATCGATAATATCACTTGTGTTAAAGAAGCGAGCGGCGACCTTGATCAAATGGCGCAAATCATTGAGAAGGCACCTGATGATTTCATTCTCTATACAGGAGATGACGGGTTGACGCTGCCAACCCTTGCGATTGGCGGCTATGGAGTCGTATCCGTTGCCTCTCACGTTATCGGTCGCGAACTATCGGGGCTTATTCAAGCGTTTCAAGAAGGCCGCTTAAGTGAAGCAGCAGCTGAACATAGACGTCTCTTGCCATTGATGCGTCAGTTATTTGTTGAACCAAGTCCAGTACCAATTAAGACCCTTTTAAATGGGTTAGATATAAAAGTTGGTGGTGTCCGCTTGCCGTTGGTCCCATTAACTGATGAAGCGCGCGTCGATTTGCAGCGTGTTTATGATAAGGTTGTAGAAGGAGCCAACTAA
- the dapG gene encoding aspartate kinase — MKIVVQKFGGTSVRNVEDRLQAIRQIKKATQEGYKVVTVVSAMGRMGDPYATDTLLSLIKQDEASKRELDLLMSCGETISSVVFSNLLKQQGLNAEALTGGQAGFRTSANFNSAKITEMRVERIREMFKDDSLNVIVVAGFQGQTETGEITTLGRGGSDTSAAALGAALQAEWIDIFTDVEGVMTADPRIVEGARQLSVLTYQEICNLAYQGAKVIHPRAVEIAMHAKVPLRIRSTYSDDPGTLVTSNRELKEVHDVQERLITGITYVDNVTQIEVTAVEGDFEFQNRVFKAMAEHQISVDFINISPKSVIYTVSESATNLAIQLLNELGFDPAVKRGCAKVSAVGANIAGVPGVTSKIVQSLTDLGIQILQSADSHTTIWVLISNQHLNEAVNALHDVFELDKPDQEKEQLF, encoded by the coding sequence ATGAAGATCGTTGTACAAAAATTTGGAGGAACATCGGTTCGGAATGTTGAGGATCGCCTTCAAGCTATTAGACAAATAAAAAAAGCAACACAAGAGGGCTACAAAGTCGTTACAGTGGTGTCGGCAATGGGACGTATGGGTGATCCGTATGCGACCGATACACTATTAAGCTTAATCAAACAAGATGAAGCCTCTAAGAGAGAATTGGATCTTCTCATGTCTTGCGGCGAAACGATTTCGTCTGTTGTTTTTTCGAATTTGCTTAAACAACAAGGGTTGAACGCAGAAGCCCTGACTGGCGGGCAGGCTGGTTTCAGAACGAGTGCCAATTTTAATTCTGCCAAAATTACAGAAATGCGTGTGGAACGAATTAGGGAGATGTTCAAAGACGACTCTCTAAATGTAATCGTCGTGGCAGGCTTTCAAGGTCAGACCGAAACAGGGGAGATTACGACACTTGGCCGGGGCGGCAGTGATACCTCAGCGGCAGCCCTTGGAGCGGCACTTCAGGCTGAGTGGATTGATATCTTTACTGACGTTGAAGGGGTTATGACAGCCGATCCGAGAATCGTAGAAGGCGCGCGTCAATTAAGTGTTCTCACTTACCAAGAGATTTGTAATCTCGCTTATCAGGGTGCCAAAGTGATTCATCCGCGCGCTGTTGAAATTGCCATGCACGCAAAAGTACCGCTTCGCATTCGGTCGACTTACTCAGATGATCCAGGGACACTTGTGACCTCTAATCGAGAGCTTAAAGAAGTGCATGATGTACAAGAACGGCTGATTACAGGAATCACTTATGTGGATAATGTGACGCAAATTGAGGTAACGGCAGTTGAAGGTGACTTTGAATTTCAAAATCGCGTCTTTAAAGCCATGGCTGAGCATCAAATTAGTGTTGATTTTATTAACATAAGTCCAAAGTCTGTCATTTATACGGTCAGCGAATCGGCCACAAATCTTGCCATCCAGCTATTAAATGAGCTTGGGTTTGACCCGGCTGTCAAAAGAGGATGTGCAAAAGTCTCAGCAGTTGGAGCAAACATTGCTGGCGTTCCAGGTGTGACATCCAAGATTGTCCAAAGTTTAACAGATCTCGGCATTCAGATTCTTCAATCCGCCGATTCTCATACAACGATATGGGTCTTAATCTCTAATCAGCATTTGAATGAAGCGGTCAATGCCCTTCATGATGTGTTTGAACTAGATAAACCCGATCAAGAAAAAGAACAGTTGTTTTAG
- the asd gene encoding aspartate-semialdehyde dehydrogenase — MLHLLENDTVLPIKQLKVLASKRSAGKQVEFRGTSVTVEEALPESFKGVDIALFSAGGAVSKELAPEAAKHGAIVIDNTSAFRMDPEVPLVVPEVNEQALFDHNGIIANPNCSTIQMVAALQPLREKFGLSRIIVSTYQAVSGAGMTAIEEMKRESQAALNGEPVNPSFLPVKSGEKHYQIAFNAIPQIDKFQDNRYTFEEMKMINETRKIMGDASIKVAATCVRLPVHSGHAESVYVELGKADLSVEEILNVLSEAPGVIVEDDPATQTYPMPINSVGKTDVFVGRVRRDLDVASGYHLWIVSDNLLKGAAWNSIQIAHSLIKLGLIKTNG; from the coding sequence ATGCTTCATTTACTTGAAAATGATACAGTGCTACCTATTAAACAATTGAAGGTTTTAGCCTCCAAAAGGTCTGCTGGAAAACAGGTTGAGTTTAGAGGAACCTCTGTAACTGTAGAAGAGGCATTGCCAGAATCCTTTAAAGGTGTCGATATCGCGTTGTTTAGCGCTGGAGGAGCTGTATCAAAAGAATTAGCTCCAGAAGCAGCCAAACACGGTGCCATCGTTATAGATAATACGAGTGCTTTTCGAATGGATCCTGAAGTTCCGCTAGTTGTTCCTGAAGTCAATGAACAGGCACTGTTTGATCATAATGGCATTATTGCGAATCCAAACTGTTCAACCATTCAAATGGTAGCGGCGCTTCAACCGCTCCGTGAAAAATTCGGACTGTCAAGAATTATTGTCTCAACTTATCAGGCTGTCTCAGGTGCTGGAATGACCGCGATTGAAGAGATGAAGCGTGAATCACAAGCCGCTTTAAACGGAGAGCCGGTTAACCCATCCTTTCTTCCTGTGAAGAGTGGTGAAAAGCACTATCAAATTGCCTTTAATGCGATCCCTCAGATCGATAAATTTCAAGATAATCGCTATACGTTTGAAGAAATGAAAATGATAAACGAAACGCGCAAAATTATGGGCGACGCATCGATTAAAGTCGCGGCGACTTGTGTCAGATTGCCGGTTCATTCCGGGCACGCTGAATCCGTTTATGTTGAACTCGGCAAAGCTGATCTCAGTGTTGAAGAGATTCTAAATGTGCTAAGTGAGGCGCCAGGAGTCATTGTAGAAGATGATCCGGCTACGCAAACTTACCCGATGCCAATTAATAGTGTTGGAAAGACAGATGTCTTTGTCGGCAGAGTTCGGAGAGACCTTGATGTTGCGAGTGGCTATCATTTATGGATTGTCTCGGATAACTTATTAAAAGGTGCGGCATGGAATTCAATTCAAATTGCACACAGTCTTATCAAATTAGGACTTATCAAAACGAATGGGTAA